Proteins encoded together in one Streptomyces sp. TLI_171 window:
- a CDS encoding GNAT family N-acetyltransferase, with protein sequence MTFRLTALTDPADSALSHRLAWLAADPDGTPLGTAFLRLFTSPGQSHLCGLALDVHPAERRRGVGSALLAAATDAARADGRQALNAQAVEGSPGDGFLTAHGFTRALVLDYARLDLATAPAGDPGRVHPQYRLVSWTGSCPDELLADFTRSRTAMDDMPMGDTHFGQVAWDEARVLAAAKAVADRGELLHTVAAVETASGRIVGFSELVLPADLTGDAQHYGTAVLPAHRRRGLARSMKAETVRWTRTEHPAITGLLTDTAEQNTGMLAVNESLGYRTTHRSIEFRLDL encoded by the coding sequence GTGACCTTCCGCCTGACCGCCCTCACCGACCCCGCCGACAGCGCGCTGTCCCACCGCCTCGCCTGGCTGGCCGCCGACCCGGACGGCACTCCGCTGGGGACCGCCTTCCTGCGGCTCTTCACCTCCCCCGGGCAGTCCCACCTCTGCGGCCTCGCCCTGGACGTCCACCCCGCGGAACGGCGGCGCGGCGTCGGCTCGGCACTGCTCGCGGCGGCGACCGACGCGGCCCGCGCGGACGGCCGGCAGGCTCTGAACGCCCAGGCCGTCGAGGGCTCCCCCGGTGACGGCTTCCTCACCGCCCACGGCTTCACCCGGGCCCTGGTCCTCGACTACGCCCGCCTCGACCTCGCGACCGCGCCCGCCGGCGACCCCGGCCGGGTGCACCCCCAGTACCGGCTGGTCTCCTGGACGGGCAGCTGCCCCGACGAGCTGCTCGCCGACTTCACCCGCTCCCGCACCGCGATGGACGACATGCCGATGGGCGACACCCACTTCGGGCAGGTCGCCTGGGACGAGGCCCGCGTGCTCGCCGCCGCGAAGGCGGTCGCCGACCGGGGCGAACTCCTGCACACCGTCGCCGCGGTGGAGACCGCGAGCGGCCGGATCGTCGGCTTCAGCGAGCTGGTCCTGCCCGCCGACCTGACCGGCGACGCCCAGCACTACGGCACCGCGGTCCTGCCCGCCCACCGTCGACGCGGCCTCGCCCGGTCCATGAAGGCCGAGACCGTCCGGTGGACCCGCACCGAGCACCCCGCGATCACCGGCCTGCTGACCGACACCGCCGAACAGAACACCGGCATGCTGGCCGTCAACGAGTCACTCGGCTACCGCACCACCCACCGCTCCATCGAGTTCCGCCTCGACCTCTAG
- a CDS encoding aldehyde dehydrogenase, producing MTEEPDLYRVVNPATEEVIETVELAGRAAADAAIARATAAFETWRAVSPGDRARLLRRFAAEVDADREFLAALEVANAGHTIGNARWEAGNARDVIEYYAGAPERLFGRQIPVAGGLDVTFHEPLGVVGVIVPWNFPMPIAAWALAPALAAGNTVIVKPAEPTPLTALRLAELALRAGLPEGVLQVLPGRGPVVGQRFVTHPDVRKVVFTGSTAVGKAVMAGCAAQVKPVTLELGGKSANIVFADADLEKAAATAPYAVFDNAGQDCCARSRILVEASVYEEFLGRLESAVRGVRVGDPRDEKTEMGPLISAAHRQRVASYVDGDTEVAFRGSAPDGPGFWFPPTVLAPISPDHRAFTEEVFGPVVAVVPFRGESDAVRIANATDYGLSGSIWTRDVGRALRVARAVEAGNLSVNSHSSVRYWTPFGGFKQSGLGRELGPDALHAFTETKNVFIATEE from the coding sequence GTGACCGAGGAACCCGACCTGTACCGGGTCGTCAACCCCGCCACCGAGGAGGTGATCGAGACCGTCGAGCTGGCCGGCCGGGCCGCCGCCGACGCCGCGATCGCCCGGGCGACGGCCGCGTTCGAGACCTGGCGGGCCGTCAGCCCGGGCGACCGGGCCCGGCTGCTGCGGCGGTTCGCCGCCGAGGTGGACGCCGACCGAGAGTTCCTGGCCGCGCTGGAGGTCGCCAACGCCGGCCACACCATCGGCAACGCCCGCTGGGAGGCCGGCAACGCCCGCGACGTCATCGAGTACTACGCGGGCGCGCCGGAGCGGCTGTTCGGCCGGCAGATCCCGGTCGCCGGCGGCCTGGACGTGACCTTCCACGAACCGCTCGGCGTGGTCGGCGTGATCGTGCCGTGGAACTTCCCGATGCCGATCGCGGCCTGGGCCCTCGCGCCCGCGCTGGCCGCCGGCAACACCGTGATCGTCAAGCCCGCCGAGCCGACCCCGCTCACCGCGCTGCGGCTGGCCGAACTCGCCCTGCGGGCCGGTCTGCCCGAGGGCGTGCTGCAGGTGCTGCCGGGCCGCGGCCCGGTGGTCGGGCAGCGCTTCGTCACCCACCCGGACGTCCGCAAGGTGGTGTTCACCGGCTCCACCGCCGTCGGCAAGGCCGTGATGGCGGGCTGCGCCGCCCAGGTCAAGCCCGTCACGCTGGAACTCGGCGGCAAGAGCGCCAACATCGTGTTCGCCGACGCCGACCTGGAGAAGGCCGCGGCCACCGCCCCCTACGCGGTGTTCGACAACGCCGGGCAGGACTGCTGCGCGCGCTCCCGGATCCTGGTCGAGGCGAGCGTCTACGAGGAGTTCCTGGGCCGGCTGGAGAGCGCCGTGCGGGGCGTCCGGGTCGGCGACCCGCGGGACGAGAAGACCGAGATGGGCCCGCTGATCTCGGCCGCGCACCGGCAGCGCGTCGCCTCGTACGTGGACGGCGACACCGAGGTGGCGTTCCGCGGCAGCGCCCCCGACGGGCCCGGGTTCTGGTTCCCGCCGACGGTGCTGGCGCCGATCTCCCCGGATCACCGGGCGTTCACCGAGGAGGTGTTCGGCCCGGTCGTCGCCGTGGTGCCGTTCCGCGGCGAGAGCGACGCGGTGCGGATCGCCAACGCCACCGACTACGGCCTGTCCGGGTCGATCTGGACCCGCGACGTGGGCCGGGCGCTGCGCGTCGCCCGGGCCGTGGAGGCGGGCAACCTGTCCGTCAACTCGCACTCCTCGGTGCGCTACTGGACGCCGTTCGGCGGATTCAAGCAGTCCGGCCTGGGCCGCGAGCTCGGACCGGACGCCCTGCACGCCTTCACCGAGACCAAGAACGTCTTCATCGCCACGGAGGAATGA
- a CDS encoding acyltransferase, with translation MGDTKSGTGGATARNRYLDLLRAAAIVLVVLGHWLITALVREPDGALAAPELMVTVPWTQWLTLGFQIMPVFFLAGGYAAAGSWSRTRADGGTASGWVRGRALRLLLPTAAYLVPTLGGLTAAAALGVDPALLAMVGWALAMQFWFLPVYLTISALTPWLHALHRRWGPGAVAALVAVGAAVDVLVLTVDAGWTERLGWLNHLLVWAVAYQLGFCWRDGGLTTRPLFGASLAAGGAAGYAALVGFGPFPVSLVLVSGEEVSNTNPPSVAMLAWLLAQCGLCLLLAPYAERALRSRSALASSQALRGSQALRGGQALRGGASVRGGQALGAGASLRGGRRGRVIGTLGRVSMTLYLWHMVPVLAAGGAFYLTDLAPEPAVGSLAWWAWRPAWVLLLGLLLAALLAALRPVDGLLLRLAGRARPQAPLAGLWRAAALLTGLASACWALAHWAAEGLARTGSVNWTLLLAFAAGVALVGGAALTRSPVEGSRAAAPLPDRVAP, from the coding sequence ATGGGGGACACGAAGAGCGGGACGGGCGGGGCAACGGCGCGCAACAGGTACCTGGACCTGCTGAGGGCGGCGGCGATCGTGCTGGTGGTGCTCGGCCACTGGCTGATCACCGCACTGGTACGCGAACCTGACGGCGCGTTGGCCGCGCCGGAGCTGATGGTCACCGTGCCCTGGACGCAGTGGCTGACCCTGGGCTTCCAGATCATGCCGGTGTTCTTCCTGGCCGGCGGCTACGCGGCGGCCGGTTCCTGGAGCCGTACCCGCGCCGACGGCGGCACCGCGTCCGGCTGGGTCCGGGGTCGCGCGCTGCGCCTGCTGCTGCCCACCGCCGCGTACCTGGTGCCGACCCTCGGCGGCCTGACGGCGGCCGCCGCGCTGGGCGTCGACCCCGCCCTGCTGGCGATGGTCGGCTGGGCGCTGGCCATGCAGTTCTGGTTCCTGCCGGTCTACCTGACGATCAGTGCGCTGACCCCCTGGCTGCACGCGCTGCACCGCCGTTGGGGCCCGGGCGCGGTCGCCGCGCTGGTCGCCGTCGGCGCGGCGGTCGACGTCCTCGTGCTCACCGTGGACGCGGGCTGGACCGAACGGCTCGGCTGGCTCAACCACCTGCTGGTCTGGGCCGTTGCCTACCAGCTCGGCTTCTGCTGGCGCGACGGCGGCCTGACGACCCGTCCGCTGTTCGGCGCGTCCCTCGCCGCGGGCGGCGCGGCCGGGTACGCGGCGCTGGTCGGCTTCGGACCGTTCCCCGTCAGCCTGGTGCTGGTCAGCGGCGAGGAGGTGTCGAACACCAACCCGCCCTCGGTGGCGATGCTCGCCTGGCTGCTCGCCCAGTGCGGCCTGTGCCTGCTGCTGGCCCCGTACGCCGAACGCGCCCTGCGCAGCCGGTCGGCCCTGGCCAGCAGTCAGGCCCTGCGCGGCAGTCAGGCCCTGCGCGGCGGTCAGGCCCTGCGCGGTGGGGCGTCCGTGCGCGGTGGTCAGGCACTGGGCGCTGGGGCGTCCTTGCGCGGTGGGCGGCGCGGGCGGGTGATCGGGACGCTGGGCCGGGTCAGCATGACGCTGTACCTGTGGCACATGGTGCCGGTGCTGGCCGCCGGAGGCGCGTTCTACCTGACCGACCTGGCGCCCGAGCCGGCCGTCGGCTCGCTCGCCTGGTGGGCCTGGCGGCCGGCCTGGGTCCTGCTGCTCGGCCTGCTGCTGGCGGCCCTGCTCGCCGCCCTGCGCCCGGTCGACGGCCTGCTGCTCCGGCTGGCCGGCCGAGCCCGGCCGCAGGCCCCGCTCGCCGGGCTGTGGCGCGCGGCGGCGCTGCTGACCGGCCTCGCCTCGGCCTGCTGGGCGCTGGCGCACTGGGCGGCCGAGGGTCTGGCCCGCACCGGCTCAGTGAACTGGACGCTGCTGCTCGCCTTCGCCGCAGGCGTTGCCCTGGTGGGCGGCGCGGCGCTCACCCGCTCGCCGGTGGAGGGGAGTCGCGCGGCAGCGCCGCTCCCGGACCGGGTCGCGCCCTGA
- a CDS encoding 3-oxoacyl-ACP reductase — MSPMSKRLDGRVAVVTGAGSGIGLATVRRFAAEGAKVVCADIDEETGAKAANEVGGLFVRTDVTDEEQVRTLFDTAVEHYGSLDVAFNNAGISPPDDDSILVTGLEAWKRVQDVNLTSVYLCCKYAIGHMRRQGKGSIINTASFVAVMGAATSQISYSASKGGVLAMSRELGVEFAREGIRVNALCPGPVNTPLLQELFAKDPERAARRLVHIPLGRFAEPEEIAAAVAFLASDDSSFMTANTFLVDGGISGAYVTPL, encoded by the coding sequence ATGAGCCCCATGAGCAAGCGACTTGACGGCCGGGTGGCGGTCGTCACCGGTGCGGGCAGCGGGATCGGACTGGCCACCGTGCGCCGGTTCGCCGCCGAGGGCGCGAAGGTGGTCTGCGCCGACATCGACGAGGAGACCGGCGCCAAGGCCGCCAACGAGGTCGGCGGCCTGTTCGTGCGCACCGACGTGACGGACGAGGAGCAGGTCCGGACGCTGTTCGACACCGCCGTCGAGCACTACGGCAGCCTCGACGTGGCGTTCAACAACGCGGGCATCTCGCCGCCCGACGACGACTCCATCCTGGTCACCGGCCTGGAGGCGTGGAAGCGCGTCCAGGACGTCAACCTGACCTCGGTGTACCTGTGCTGCAAGTACGCCATCGGCCACATGCGGCGGCAGGGCAAGGGCTCGATCATCAACACCGCGTCGTTCGTCGCGGTGATGGGCGCGGCGACCTCGCAGATCTCCTACAGCGCCTCCAAGGGCGGGGTGCTGGCGATGAGCCGCGAGCTGGGCGTGGAGTTCGCCCGCGAGGGGATCCGGGTCAACGCGCTCTGCCCGGGGCCGGTCAACACCCCGCTGCTGCAGGAACTGTTCGCCAAGGACCCGGAGCGGGCCGCCCGCCGCCTGGTGCACATCCCGCTCGGCCGGTTCGCCGAACCCGAGGAGATCGCCGCCGCGGTGGCCTTCCTGGCCAGCGACGACTCCTCGTTCATGACCGCCAACACCTTCCTGGTGGACGGCGGCATCTCCGGCGCGTACGTCACGCCGCTGTAG
- a CDS encoding SpoIIE family protein phosphatase: protein MDTDKQGMIPRTRPTAPLAAGGAPVPDGLLSIPVATAVVAADGRILHWSPDAEALLGHPASEAVGARAADILVGPERRKSVLELFGRILSGHPWSGVFPVRHRDGHSVQLDFRTYPVLGQDGRPMVLAVASDVGAVRRLASDLAVLDGFFTQSPVGMSVFDTELRFVRLNEALAAINGVPVEQHLHRRLTEVVPGIDGQQAERVMRRVLATGTPELDIRTHGWTPADPEREHAWSASCFRLEQPDGTVLGVSTTIVDITSRFEAETAAAAAQDRLALLNEASTRIGTTLDLATTARELAETATPRLADTVVVEVLDDLVRGEAPSLPDRVDRSAVLRRLAFHTVPGSGMTPIAAEGTVQRFHPSTPYAWALSHGRPVLLPRTDEPSMSWFADDPVRGGAIRSQGVRSLMVVPLIARGAAIGTATFFRSRTDVPYDHSDLALASELAGRAAVSIDNALLYTRERDAAEQRQRALEAAEAAQQRLALLNEASTRIGTTLDLSTTAQELVEVVLPRFADFVTVDIREAVLTGEDPEPVPESGSVMLRAVAVGERDGGVQLAGAADEVGMASRSAQLYAQAMRTGRSILVPHVDEFALRRIVAHPDRIQPSLEAGVHSYLMVPLLARGQVLGGVEFVRVQNPEPFTSADLALGEELAARAAVCIDNSRLYRRERDTALTLQRSLLPQDVHRTPGLEIAYRYLPSSVGDEVGGDWFDVVPLTGGRVALIVGDVMGHGIRAAATMGQLRTVARTLVTLDLDPARVLRRLDEATAQLGADQFATCVCAVFDPVDEECILASAGHLPPVVSERDGEARLVTPPPGAPLGVGGVPFESVRFPLREDGLLVLYTDGLVERRGQDLDQGLELLRETVTRRQDTLERGCDAVLGALGATLGQDDVAVIMAHAGPVGADQLATLALSGDPALLRHARDFTRRTLTGWGLASLVEPVVLLTGELLANALLHAGSPLQLRVFRGALLTVEVSDADSREPRLRPAGEHDEGGRGMVLINELAHRWGSRATRDGKVVWFEMELPVRSSH from the coding sequence ATGGACACCGACAAGCAGGGCATGATTCCCCGAACCCGCCCCACCGCGCCGCTCGCGGCAGGCGGCGCGCCGGTCCCGGACGGCCTGCTGTCGATCCCGGTGGCCACCGCCGTGGTCGCGGCGGACGGCCGGATCCTGCACTGGAGCCCCGACGCGGAGGCCCTGCTCGGCCACCCGGCGTCGGAGGCGGTGGGCGCCCGCGCGGCGGACATCCTGGTCGGCCCGGAGCGACGCAAGTCGGTGCTGGAGCTGTTCGGCCGGATCCTGTCCGGGCACCCCTGGTCGGGCGTCTTCCCGGTCCGGCACCGGGACGGGCACTCGGTGCAGCTGGACTTCCGCACCTACCCGGTGCTCGGGCAGGACGGCCGCCCGATGGTGCTGGCGGTGGCCTCGGACGTGGGCGCGGTGCGCCGGCTGGCCTCGGACCTGGCGGTGCTGGACGGGTTCTTCACGCAGTCGCCGGTGGGCATGTCGGTGTTCGACACCGAGCTGCGCTTCGTGCGGCTGAACGAGGCGCTGGCGGCGATCAACGGCGTCCCGGTGGAGCAGCACCTGCACCGCCGGCTGACCGAGGTGGTGCCGGGCATCGACGGGCAGCAGGCCGAGCGGGTGATGCGCCGGGTGCTGGCGACCGGCACGCCCGAGCTGGACATCCGCACGCACGGCTGGACGCCGGCCGACCCGGAGCGCGAGCACGCCTGGTCGGCGTCCTGTTTCCGGCTGGAACAGCCGGACGGCACGGTGCTCGGCGTGAGCACGACCATCGTGGACATCACCAGCCGCTTCGAGGCGGAGACCGCCGCCGCGGCCGCCCAGGACCGGCTGGCGCTGCTGAACGAGGCCTCCACCCGGATCGGGACCACCCTGGACCTGGCGACCACCGCCCGGGAGCTGGCCGAGACGGCCACCCCGCGGCTGGCGGACACCGTGGTGGTCGAGGTGCTGGACGACCTGGTGCGCGGCGAGGCGCCCTCGCTGCCGGACCGGGTCGACCGGTCGGCGGTGCTGCGCCGCCTGGCCTTCCACACCGTGCCGGGCAGCGGCATGACGCCGATCGCCGCGGAGGGCACCGTCCAGCGCTTCCACCCCAGCACCCCGTACGCCTGGGCGCTGTCGCACGGCCGGCCGGTGCTGCTGCCGCGCACCGACGAGCCGTCGATGAGCTGGTTCGCGGACGACCCGGTCCGGGGCGGGGCGATCCGCTCGCAGGGGGTGCGGTCGCTGATGGTGGTGCCGCTGATCGCCCGCGGCGCGGCGATCGGCACCGCGACGTTCTTCCGCTCCCGCACCGACGTGCCCTACGACCACTCCGACCTGGCCCTGGCCAGCGAGCTGGCCGGGCGGGCGGCGGTGTCGATCGACAACGCCCTGCTGTACACCCGGGAGCGGGACGCGGCCGAGCAGCGGCAGCGGGCCCTGGAGGCGGCGGAGGCGGCGCAGCAGCGCCTGGCGCTGCTGAACGAGGCGTCGACCCGGATCGGCACCACGCTGGACCTGTCCACCACCGCGCAGGAGCTGGTGGAGGTGGTGCTGCCGCGGTTCGCGGACTTCGTGACGGTGGACATCCGCGAGGCGGTGCTGACCGGCGAGGACCCGGAGCCGGTGCCGGAGTCCGGTTCGGTGATGCTGCGGGCGGTCGCGGTCGGCGAGCGGGACGGCGGCGTGCAGTTGGCGGGCGCGGCGGACGAGGTCGGGATGGCGTCCCGGTCGGCGCAGCTGTACGCGCAGGCGATGCGCACCGGGCGGTCGATCCTGGTGCCGCACGTGGACGAGTTCGCGCTGCGCCGGATCGTCGCGCATCCGGACCGGATCCAGCCGAGCCTTGAGGCGGGCGTGCACTCGTACCTGATGGTGCCGCTGCTGGCGCGCGGTCAGGTGCTGGGCGGGGTGGAGTTCGTGCGGGTGCAGAACCCGGAGCCGTTCACCTCGGCGGACCTTGCGCTGGGCGAGGAGTTGGCGGCGCGGGCGGCGGTCTGCATCGACAACTCCCGGCTGTACCGGCGGGAGCGGGACACGGCGCTGACCCTGCAGCGCAGCCTGCTGCCGCAGGACGTGCACCGCACGCCGGGGCTGGAGATCGCCTACCGGTACCTGCCGTCCAGCGTGGGCGACGAGGTGGGCGGCGACTGGTTCGACGTGGTGCCGCTGACCGGCGGGCGGGTGGCGCTGATCGTCGGCGACGTGATGGGGCACGGCATCCGGGCGGCGGCGACGATGGGTCAGTTGCGGACGGTGGCGCGGACGCTGGTGACGCTGGACCTGGATCCGGCGCGGGTGCTGCGGCGCCTGGACGAGGCCACCGCGCAGCTCGGCGCGGACCAGTTCGCGACCTGCGTGTGCGCGGTGTTCGACCCGGTGGACGAGGAGTGCATCCTGGCGTCGGCGGGGCACCTGCCGCCGGTGGTGTCGGAGCGTGACGGCGAGGCGCGGCTGGTGACCCCGCCGCCGGGGGCGCCGCTGGGCGTGGGCGGGGTGCCGTTCGAGTCGGTGCGGTTCCCGCTGCGCGAGGACGGGCTGCTGGTGCTGTACACGGACGGGCTGGTGGAGCGGCGCGGCCAGGACCTGGACCAGGGCCTGGAGTTGCTGCGCGAGACGGTGACGCGCCGGCAGGACACCCTGGAGCGCGGCTGCGACGCGGTGCTGGGGGCGCTCGGGGCGACGCTCGGGCAGGACGACGTCGCGGTGATCATGGCGCACGCGGGGCCGGTCGGCGCGGACCAGCTGGCGACGCTGGCGCTGTCCGGCGATCCGGCGCTGCTGCGGCACGCCCGGGACTTCACCCGGCGGACGCTGACCGGCTGGGGGCTGGCTTCGCTGGTGGAGCCGGTGGTGCTGCTGACCGGCGAGCTGCTGGCCAACGCCCTGTTGCACGCGGGTTCGCCGCTGCAGCTGCGGGTGTTCCGGGGTGCGCTGCTGACGGTGGAGGTGTCGGACGCGGACAGCCGGGAGCCGCGGCTGCGGCCGGCCGGGGAGCACGACGAGGGCGGCCGGGGCATGGTGCTGATCAACGAGTTGGCGCACCGCTGGGGCAGCCGGGCCACCCGGGACGGCAAGGTGGTCTGGTTCGAGATGGAGCTCCCGGTCCGATCGTCGCACTGA
- a CDS encoding glutamine synthetase family protein, giving the protein MAGARLTVERLRALVADGEIETVVLAVTDMQGRLQGKRLAAEHFLDEVLTGGAEGCGYLLAVDVEMNTVDGYTVSSWESGYGDLVFAPDLATLRMVPWHPATAMVQCDLAHHDGTPVAVSPRQVLRRQLERLAGYGWGAYVGTELEFMVFRDSYEQAWEKQYQGLTPVNQYNVDYSILGTGRIEPLLRRLRTGMAGAGLTVESAKGECNLGQHEIAFRYAQALTTCDDHAVYKTGAKEIAAQEGVSLTFMAKYDQREGNSCHVHLSLRDEQGRPVFPGDGPHGFSRTMEHFLAGQLACLDEFALLLAPTVNSYKRYVPGSFAPTAIAWGRDNRTCALRVVGHGGSLRFENRVPGGDVNPYLAVAALIAAGLHGVERQLPLEPEFTGNAYASDARRVPATLREAIELFDRSEAATEAFGKDVVRHYAHAGRVELAAYDAAVTDWERRRGFERL; this is encoded by the coding sequence ATGGCCGGGGCACGACTCACGGTGGAGCGGCTGCGGGCGCTGGTGGCCGACGGCGAGATCGAGACGGTGGTGCTCGCCGTCACCGACATGCAGGGCCGGCTGCAGGGCAAGCGGCTGGCCGCCGAGCACTTCCTCGACGAGGTGCTGACCGGTGGCGCCGAGGGCTGCGGCTACCTGCTGGCGGTGGACGTCGAGATGAACACCGTCGACGGGTACACCGTCTCCTCCTGGGAGAGCGGCTACGGCGACCTGGTGTTCGCCCCCGACCTCGCCACCCTGCGCATGGTGCCCTGGCACCCGGCCACCGCCATGGTCCAGTGCGACCTCGCGCACCACGACGGCACGCCCGTCGCGGTCTCGCCCCGCCAGGTGCTGCGCCGCCAACTGGAGCGGCTGGCCGGGTACGGGTGGGGCGCGTACGTGGGCACCGAGCTGGAGTTCATGGTCTTCCGGGACAGCTACGAGCAGGCCTGGGAGAAGCAGTACCAGGGCCTCACCCCCGTCAACCAGTACAACGTGGACTACTCGATCCTGGGCACCGGCCGGATCGAGCCGCTGCTGCGCCGCCTGCGCACCGGCATGGCCGGCGCCGGCCTGACGGTGGAGTCGGCGAAGGGCGAGTGCAACCTCGGGCAGCACGAGATCGCCTTCCGGTACGCGCAGGCGCTGACCACCTGCGACGACCACGCGGTCTACAAGACCGGCGCGAAGGAGATCGCCGCGCAGGAGGGCGTCAGCCTGACCTTCATGGCCAAGTACGACCAGCGCGAGGGCAACTCCTGCCACGTGCACCTGAGCCTGCGCGACGAGCAGGGCCGCCCGGTGTTCCCCGGCGACGGCCCGCACGGCTTCTCCCGCACCATGGAGCACTTCCTGGCGGGCCAGCTCGCCTGCCTGGACGAGTTCGCGCTGCTGCTGGCGCCGACCGTCAACTCCTACAAGCGCTACGTGCCGGGCAGTTTCGCGCCCACCGCGATCGCCTGGGGCCGCGACAACCGGACCTGCGCACTGCGGGTGGTCGGGCACGGCGGCTCGCTGCGGTTCGAGAACCGGGTCCCCGGCGGCGACGTCAACCCGTACCTGGCGGTGGCCGCGCTGATCGCCGCCGGACTGCACGGCGTCGAGCGACAGCTTCCGCTGGAGCCGGAGTTCACCGGCAACGCGTACGCCTCCGACGCCCGCCGGGTGCCCGCCACGCTGCGCGAGGCGATCGAGCTGTTCGACCGCAGCGAGGCCGCCACCGAGGCGTTCGGCAAGGACGTGGTGCGGCACTACGCGCACGCCGGCCGGGTCGAACTCGCCGCGTACGACGCCGCCGTGACCGACTGGGAGCGCCGCCGCGGCTTCGAGCGGCTGTGA
- a CDS encoding magnesium transporter MgtE N-terminal domain-containing protein: MATSTLFGSTTARLRDRRVNLEHRATASRAVRSSLVSLAGLIGSPVTNQAGAEVGRLTDVVARLYGPDPYPPVTGLILRIGRRRAFLPADTVGRLGAGRVELRASRVDLRDFQRRPGEVLLARDVLDHQLVDVDGIQVTRAADLYLAPLVGRTVLVGVDVSLPTLLRRLGPRRWQVRATPERVLDWQSVAPFGEQATEGPAEVRLRASRSALHRLRPADLADILEDLGRSERQQLLGWLEPEQAADALEEMEPAELENLLREARPEHAARLVDEMEPDEAADALRDLQPGERETLLARMPDADAAELRGLLAHREGTAGGAMTTRLVTARLEQTVAEVRAELAAQAEHRTEIDAVVVLDAAGRLVADIPLFDLVVAEDSSPLTDLVAWLAQFGDPVTLPPDTRLARAADRLVAARKSSLLVVDADGRPLGRILADDILDALLPERGRLHFRRFLQ; this comes from the coding sequence ATGGCCACCAGCACACTCTTCGGATCGACCACGGCCCGGCTCCGCGACCGCCGGGTCAACCTCGAGCACCGGGCCACCGCCAGCCGCGCGGTGCGCTCCTCGCTGGTCTCGCTCGCCGGGCTGATCGGGTCGCCCGTCACCAACCAGGCGGGCGCCGAGGTCGGGCGGCTGACCGACGTGGTCGCCCGGCTGTACGGGCCGGACCCGTACCCGCCGGTGACCGGGCTGATCCTGCGGATCGGCCGCCGCCGGGCGTTCCTGCCCGCCGACACGGTGGGGCGGCTCGGCGCCGGACGGGTCGAGCTGCGGGCCTCCCGGGTCGACCTGCGGGACTTCCAGCGCCGCCCAGGCGAGGTGCTGCTCGCCCGGGACGTCCTGGACCACCAACTCGTCGACGTGGACGGCATCCAGGTCACCCGGGCGGCGGACCTGTACCTGGCGCCGCTGGTCGGCCGGACGGTGCTGGTCGGGGTGGACGTCTCGCTGCCCACCCTGCTGCGCCGGCTGGGCCCGCGCCGCTGGCAGGTGCGGGCCACTCCGGAGCGGGTGCTCGACTGGCAGTCGGTCGCGCCGTTCGGCGAGCAGGCCACCGAGGGACCGGCGGAGGTACGGCTGCGGGCCTCCCGTTCGGCGCTGCACCGGCTCCGCCCGGCCGACCTGGCCGACATCCTGGAGGACCTCGGCCGCAGTGAACGCCAGCAGCTGCTGGGCTGGTTGGAGCCCGAGCAGGCGGCGGACGCGCTGGAGGAGATGGAGCCCGCCGAGCTGGAGAACCTGCTGCGCGAGGCCCGGCCCGAGCACGCCGCCCGGCTGGTCGACGAGATGGAGCCGGACGAGGCCGCCGACGCCCTGCGCGACCTCCAGCCCGGCGAGCGGGAGACGCTGCTGGCCCGGATGCCCGACGCGGACGCCGCCGAGCTGCGCGGCCTGCTCGCGCACCGCGAGGGCACCGCCGGCGGCGCCATGACGACCCGTCTGGTCACCGCCCGGCTGGAGCAGACCGTCGCCGAGGTGCGCGCCGAGCTGGCCGCGCAGGCCGAGCACCGCACCGAGATCGACGCCGTGGTGGTGCTCGACGCCGCCGGGCGGCTGGTCGCCGACATTCCGCTGTTCGACCTGGTGGTGGCCGAGGATTCCAGCCCGCTCACCGATCTGGTGGCCTGGCTGGCCCAGTTCGGCGATCCGGTGACGCTCCCGCCCGACACCCGGCTGGCCCGCGCCGCCGACCGGCTGGTGGCGGCCCGCAAGTCCTCCCTCCTGGTGGTCGACGCGGACGGGCGGCCGCTGGGCCGGATCCTCGCCGACGACATCCTCGACGCCCTGCTGCCCGAGCGCGGGCGCCTGCACTTCCGGAGGTTCCTCCAATGA